In Papaver somniferum cultivar HN1 chromosome 1, ASM357369v1, whole genome shotgun sequence, a genomic segment contains:
- the LOC113305921 gene encoding internal alternative NAD(P)H-ubiquinone oxidoreductase A2, mitochondrial-like isoform X1, protein MRSVAFSLCIHRPLTIICVCVCPVRVSFNSSVTAGDKQQRVLLVSFVMAMSRFGRSNLKQSGKAIRSFMTERTTPLTEVGGSALLSPSSLQALTPCSNNTKTVSSIGQMNQMSYGLRGINTTPQHKFQQSAERIEEDSESESDDRRLPGLEATKPGEKPRVVVLGTGWASCRFLKGIDTSIYDVVCISPRNHMVFTPLLASTCVGTLEFRSVAEPISRIQSALSTAPNSHFYLANCLRIDSDSHEVYSETVSNRGLPNEHGLPKEPYRFKVAYDKLVIAAGAEPLTFNIKGVKEHAFFLREVNNAQEIRKRLLLNLMKADNPGLPVEERKRLLHCVVVGGGPTGVEFSGELSDFIIKDVHEQYSHVKDDIHVTLIEANEILSSFDVGLRATAMVRLYSKIKD, encoded by the exons ATGAGGAGCGTTGCATTTAGTCTTTGTATTCATCGTCCTCTTACCATTATCTGTGTCTGTGTCTGTCCTGTCAG ggtttcttttaattcctcaGTGACAGCCGGTGATAAACAGCAAAGGGTTTTGCTTGTGTCGTTTGTCATGGCGATGTCAAGATTTGGGAGGAGTAATTTGAAACAGTCAGGAAAAGCCATTCGCagtttcatgactgagagaactACGCCGCTTACTGAAGTAGGAGGATCAGCACTGTTATCTCCATCATCTTTACAGGCCCTTACACCATGCAGCAACAACACAAAAACTGTTTCCAGTATCGGACAAATGAATCAGATGAGTTATGGGTTAAGGGGAATAAATACAACTCCACAGCACAAGTTCCAGCAGTCAGCAGAAAGAATTGAGGAAGATTCTGAGTCGGAGTCTGACGATAGGAGATTACCTGGTTTGGAAGCAACTAAACCAGGTGAAAAGCCTAGAGTTGTTGTTCTAGGAACTGGATGGGCCAGCTGTAGATTTCTCAAAGGAATCGATACAAGCATTTACGATGTTGTTTGTATATCTCCAAGGAATCATATGGTGTTTACACCTTTACTTGCTTCAACTTGTGTTGGGACATTAGAATTTCGTTCCGTGGCTGAACCAATTAGTCGTATACAATCAGCCTTGTCTACAGCTCCCAACTCTCACTTTTACCTGGCTAACTGTTTGAGAATTGACTCAGACAGTCATGAA GTGTACTCTGAGACTGTCAGCAATCGAGGACTACCTAATGAGCATGGACTGCCCAAGGAGCCTTACAGATTCAAGGTTGCATACGATAAGCTCGTCATTGCTGCAGGAGCCGAACCTTTGACATTTAACATCAAAGGAGTGAAAGAGCATGCATTTTTCCTCCGTGAAGTGAATAACGCACAAGAAATTAGGAAGAGGCTTCTTTTAAACCTGATGAAGGCTGACAATCCAG GCCTTCCGGTGGAAGAAAGGAAACGGTTACTACATTGCGTAGTGGTAGGAGGTGGCCCTACCGGGGTGGAGTTTAGTGGCGAACTGAGTGATTTTATCATTAAGGATGTTCATGAGCAATATTCTCACGTTAAGGATGACATTCATGTCACCCTCATAGAG GCAAATGAGATTTTGTCTTCGTTTGATGTGGGActaagagcgactgcaatggtacgactatactcaaagattaaagactaa
- the LOC113305921 gene encoding internal alternative NAD(P)H-ubiquinone oxidoreductase A2, mitochondrial-like isoform X2 — MAMSRFGRSNLKQSGKAIRSFMTERTTPLTEVGGSALLSPSSLQALTPCSNNTKTVSSIGQMNQMSYGLRGINTTPQHKFQQSAERIEEDSESESDDRRLPGLEATKPGEKPRVVVLGTGWASCRFLKGIDTSIYDVVCISPRNHMVFTPLLASTCVGTLEFRSVAEPISRIQSALSTAPNSHFYLANCLRIDSDSHEVYSETVSNRGLPNEHGLPKEPYRFKVAYDKLVIAAGAEPLTFNIKGVKEHAFFLREVNNAQEIRKRLLLNLMKADNPGLPVEERKRLLHCVVVGGGPTGVEFSGELSDFIIKDVHEQYSHVKDDIHVTLIEANEILSSFDVGLRATAMVRLYSKIKD, encoded by the exons ATGGCGATGTCAAGATTTGGGAGGAGTAATTTGAAACAGTCAGGAAAAGCCATTCGCagtttcatgactgagagaactACGCCGCTTACTGAAGTAGGAGGATCAGCACTGTTATCTCCATCATCTTTACAGGCCCTTACACCATGCAGCAACAACACAAAAACTGTTTCCAGTATCGGACAAATGAATCAGATGAGTTATGGGTTAAGGGGAATAAATACAACTCCACAGCACAAGTTCCAGCAGTCAGCAGAAAGAATTGAGGAAGATTCTGAGTCGGAGTCTGACGATAGGAGATTACCTGGTTTGGAAGCAACTAAACCAGGTGAAAAGCCTAGAGTTGTTGTTCTAGGAACTGGATGGGCCAGCTGTAGATTTCTCAAAGGAATCGATACAAGCATTTACGATGTTGTTTGTATATCTCCAAGGAATCATATGGTGTTTACACCTTTACTTGCTTCAACTTGTGTTGGGACATTAGAATTTCGTTCCGTGGCTGAACCAATTAGTCGTATACAATCAGCCTTGTCTACAGCTCCCAACTCTCACTTTTACCTGGCTAACTGTTTGAGAATTGACTCAGACAGTCATGAA GTGTACTCTGAGACTGTCAGCAATCGAGGACTACCTAATGAGCATGGACTGCCCAAGGAGCCTTACAGATTCAAGGTTGCATACGATAAGCTCGTCATTGCTGCAGGAGCCGAACCTTTGACATTTAACATCAAAGGAGTGAAAGAGCATGCATTTTTCCTCCGTGAAGTGAATAACGCACAAGAAATTAGGAAGAGGCTTCTTTTAAACCTGATGAAGGCTGACAATCCAG GCCTTCCGGTGGAAGAAAGGAAACGGTTACTACATTGCGTAGTGGTAGGAGGTGGCCCTACCGGGGTGGAGTTTAGTGGCGAACTGAGTGATTTTATCATTAAGGATGTTCATGAGCAATATTCTCACGTTAAGGATGACATTCATGTCACCCTCATAGAG GCAAATGAGATTTTGTCTTCGTTTGATGTGGGActaagagcgactgcaatggtacgactatactcaaagattaaagactaa